A window of Solanum stenotomum isolate F172 chromosome 3, ASM1918654v1, whole genome shotgun sequence contains these coding sequences:
- the LOC125859425 gene encoding U-box domain-containing protein 4-like isoform X1 → MSCAIVEKTLYFILSDDPILKLQGAKDIRRLTKSSLRYRRHFSDAVKPLVDMLRNSPSVEYNEAALLALLNLSVKDEGNKKSIIDAGALEPIIGFLQSENANLQEHATASLLTLSASSVTKPILSSFGVIPLLVDILRRGSPQAKVDSIITLYNLSTSQGNLTLILQTEPIPSIVTLLKSCKKSSKTAEKCTALLESLMSYDECRKALTSEEGGILAIVEVLEIGSLQSREHALGALLTMCQSDRCKYRELILREGVVPGLLELTVKGTTKSKEKSQTLLSLLRDTPYERSQLQPDTLENIVSKLISQIDGKEQTGKARGLLAEVIQVSMNQSLRRLHQRATVCTPVDLSIAGGASTISST, encoded by the exons ATGTCTTGCGCCATTGTTGAAAAAACCCTTTATTTCATTCTATCAGATGACCCAATTTTGAAATTGCAGGGTGCTAAGGATATTCGCCGGCTAACTAAAAGTTCTTTGCGTTACCGGCGTCATTTTTCCGACGCTGTTAAACCCCTTGTTGATATGCTTCGTAATTCGCCGTCAGTTGAATATAATGAAGCTGCTCTTCTTGCGTTACTCAATCTCTCCGTTAAAGATGAAGG AAACAAGAAAAGTATCATAGATGCTGGTGCCTTAGAACCCATCATTGGCTTTCTTCAATCAGAGAATGCAAATTTACAAGAGCATGCAACTGCTTCATTACTCACATTATCAGCATCTTCTGTCACGAAACCGATCCTTAGTTCTTTTGGTGTCATCCCTCTACTCGTGGATATTCTAAGACGCGGTAGTCCACAAGCCAAGGTTGATTCTATAATCACTTTATACAATCTTTCAACTTCTCAAGGCAATCTAACATTGATCCTTCAAACAGAACCAATTCCTTCTATAGTTACTCTACTTAAATCCTGTAAAAAGTCCTCAAAAACCGCTGAAAAATGTACTGCTCTCCTAGAATCTTTAATGTCTTATGACGAGTGTAGGAAAGCGTTGACATCTGAAGAAGGGGGGATACTTGCAATAGTGGAAGTCCTTGAAATCGGATCTTTACAAAGCCGAGAACATGCTTTAGGAGCTCTGTTGACAATGTGTCAAAGTGATAGATGTAAATACCGGGAACTAATTCTCAGAGAAGGTGTAGTTCCTGGACTTCTTGAGCTGACTGTTAAAGGGACAACTAAGTCTAAAGAGAAATCACAAACACTTCTAAGCTTGCTGAGAGATACTCCTTACGAAAGGTCTCAGCTTCAACCCGACACATTGGAGAACATTGTTTCTAAGCTTATATCTCAGATAGATGGCAAGGAGCAAACTGGAAAAGCGCGGGGATTGCTTGCTGAAGTGATACAAGTTAGTATGAATCAAAGTTTGAGACGTTTACACCAAAGGGCAACGGTATGTACTCCAGTTGATTTGTCTATAGCTGGTGGTGCCTCTACGATCTCTTCAACATGA
- the LOC125859425 gene encoding U-box domain-containing protein 4-like isoform X2 has translation MLRNSPSVEYNEAALLALLNLSVKDEGNKKSIIDAGALEPIIGFLQSENANLQEHATASLLTLSASSVTKPILSSFGVIPLLVDILRRGSPQAKVDSIITLYNLSTSQGNLTLILQTEPIPSIVTLLKSCKKSSKTAEKCTALLESLMSYDECRKALTSEEGGILAIVEVLEIGSLQSREHALGALLTMCQSDRCKYRELILREGVVPGLLELTVKGTTKSKEKSQTLLSLLRDTPYERSQLQPDTLENIVSKLISQIDGKEQTGKARGLLAEVIQVSMNQSLRRLHQRATVCTPVDLSIAGGASTISST, from the exons ATGCTTCGTAATTCGCCGTCAGTTGAATATAATGAAGCTGCTCTTCTTGCGTTACTCAATCTCTCCGTTAAAGATGAAGG AAACAAGAAAAGTATCATAGATGCTGGTGCCTTAGAACCCATCATTGGCTTTCTTCAATCAGAGAATGCAAATTTACAAGAGCATGCAACTGCTTCATTACTCACATTATCAGCATCTTCTGTCACGAAACCGATCCTTAGTTCTTTTGGTGTCATCCCTCTACTCGTGGATATTCTAAGACGCGGTAGTCCACAAGCCAAGGTTGATTCTATAATCACTTTATACAATCTTTCAACTTCTCAAGGCAATCTAACATTGATCCTTCAAACAGAACCAATTCCTTCTATAGTTACTCTACTTAAATCCTGTAAAAAGTCCTCAAAAACCGCTGAAAAATGTACTGCTCTCCTAGAATCTTTAATGTCTTATGACGAGTGTAGGAAAGCGTTGACATCTGAAGAAGGGGGGATACTTGCAATAGTGGAAGTCCTTGAAATCGGATCTTTACAAAGCCGAGAACATGCTTTAGGAGCTCTGTTGACAATGTGTCAAAGTGATAGATGTAAATACCGGGAACTAATTCTCAGAGAAGGTGTAGTTCCTGGACTTCTTGAGCTGACTGTTAAAGGGACAACTAAGTCTAAAGAGAAATCACAAACACTTCTAAGCTTGCTGAGAGATACTCCTTACGAAAGGTCTCAGCTTCAACCCGACACATTGGAGAACATTGTTTCTAAGCTTATATCTCAGATAGATGGCAAGGAGCAAACTGGAAAAGCGCGGGGATTGCTTGCTGAAGTGATACAAGTTAGTATGAATCAAAGTTTGAGACGTTTACACCAAAGGGCAACGGTATGTACTCCAGTTGATTTGTCTATAGCTGGTGGTGCCTCTACGATCTCTTCAACATGA
- the LOC125857561 gene encoding agamous-like MADS-box protein AGL80: protein MPRKKVKLAFIENSTARKVSYKKRQKGFLTKARELSTLCNVEIAAVIYSPYHNEPMIFPNNDFVTNTFTRFQELSELEKSKNMVTQENFTKQRIQKMEEQLGKVRKENRVRNFTNKMYEMLNGEDIPNGIHVYDLNDLSYVINQNLKQVSEAIKTKVNGEDPILSTPVLPQMNPSMNNHQSPALSEMFDCLMNLEWSDLMTLLDEPSFNNMTNVQDPNHNNDNL from the coding sequence ATGCCTAGAAAGAAAGTGAAGTTAGCTTTTATTGAAAATAGCACTGCGAGGAAAGTCTCATACAAAAAAAGACAGAAAGGGTTCTTGACAAAGGCCCGTGAACTTAGCACcctttgtaatgttgaaatagCTGCCGTTATCTATAGTCCTTACCACAATGAACCTATGATATTTCCAAATAATGATTTTGTTACCAACACCTTTACAAGGTTTCAGGAGTTGTCAGAATTGGAGAAATCAAAAAACATGGTGACACAAGAAAATTTCACCAAGCAAAGGATCCAGAAAATGGAGGAACAACTCGGGAAGGTAAGAAAGGAAAACAGAGTCAGGAATTTCACAAACAAGATGTATGAAATGTTGAATGGAGAAGATATTCCTAACGGTATACACGTTTACGATCTCAACGATCTGAGTTACGTGATCAATCAAAACCTTAAACAGGTAAGCGAAGCAATCAAAACAAAGGTCAATGGAGAGGACCCCATATTATCTACACCAGTGTTACCACAAATGAACCCTTCAATGAATAATCATCAGAGTCCTGCATTGTCAGAGATGTTTGACtgtttgatgaatttggagTGGAGTGATTTGATGACTTTACTTGATGAGCCATCTTTCAATAACATGACTAATGTTCAAGATCCAAATCACAACAACGATAATTTATAA
- the LOC125857782 gene encoding protease Do-like 7 → MSEVAVEEESIIMKEDLCMEIDPPFKENLATAEDWRKALSKVVPAVVVLRTTACRAFDTESAGCSSATGFIVDKRRGIILTNRHVVKPGPVMAEAMFVNREEIPVYPIYRDPVHDFGFFRYDPGAIQFLSYEEIPLAPDAASVGVEIRVVGNDSGEKVSILAGTLARLDRDAPQYKKDGYNDFNTFYMQAASGTKGGSSGSPVIDWQGRAVALNAGSKLSSASAFFLPLERVVRSLKFLQEGGYYSTTTWAAVTIPRGTLQVTFLHKGFDETRRLGVQHETEQLVRNSTPPSETGMLVIDSLVPGGPAHNHLEPGDVLVRMNGEVVTQFLKMETLLDDSVEQKIELQIERGGTPLTVDLLVQDLHSITPDHFLEVGGAVIHSLSYQQARNFRFNCGLVYVSEQGYMLSRAGVPRHSIIKKFAGEGISRLEDLISVLSKLSRGARVPLEYIHYKQRHQRKSVLVTIDRHEWYAPPQIYKRDDRSGLWTAKLALQQESPLLISGIYPVENHAGSCTSEVSPKDYRPEQVSQESTDGVTTMEISGELVAEGPNAQDDSDNGTKKGRVEENSSEDGNVVADCSLNERREERLDESGSVEDTVLRDYHGAAPVEATSVAERVIEPTLVMFEVHVPSSCMLDGVHSQQFFGTGVIVYHSQTMGLVAVDKNTVAVPVSDVMLSFAAFPIEIPAEVVFLHPFHNFALVAYDPSALGAAAASMVRAAELLPEPALRRGDSVFLVGLSRSLQATSRKSIVTNPSAAVNIGSSDVPRYRATNMEVIELDTDFGSTFSGVLTDERGRVQALWGSFSTQLKYGSSSSEEHQFVRGIPIYKISQLVDRITSGTEGPPRLINGLRRPMPCIRILEVELYPTLLSKARSFGLSDAWIQALVKKDPLRRQVLRVKGCFAGSKTENLLEQGDMVLAINKQPVTCFRDIEDACQSLDNSSHDDGKLHLTIFRQGNEIELLVGTDVRDGNGAKRAINWCGGILQEPYPAVRALGFLPEEGHGVYVARWCHGSPAHRHGLFALQWIVEVNGKPTPNLDTFVDVTKAIEHGEFVRVRTIHLNGKPRVLTLKQDLHYWPTWELRFDPETAMWRRKVIKSLDSGVV, encoded by the exons ATGTCGGAGGTAGCAGTAGAAGAGGAATCTATAATAATGAAGGAGGATTTGTGTATGGAAATTGATCCTCCGTTCAAGGAGAACCTCGCTACTGCCGAAGATTGGCGGAAGGCTCTTAGCAAAGTAGTTCCTGCTGTTGTCGTGCTCCGAACCACTGCTTGCCGAGCATTCGACACTGAATCTGCCGGATGCAGCTCCGCAACGGGTTTTATTGTTGATAAGCGTCGCGGAATTATACTCACGAATCGACATGTTGTTAAACCTG GACCTGTGATGGCGGAGGCTATGTTCGTGAACCGTGAAGAAATACCAGTTTACCCCATATACAGGGACCCT GTTCATGATTTTGGCTTCTTTCGGTATGACCCTGGTGCAATACAATTTTTGAGCTATGAAGAGATTCCTCTTGCTCCTGATGCAGCCTCTGTAGGTGTAGAAATTAGGGTTGTTGGTAATGACAGTGGAGAGAAG GTGTCTATTTTGGCGGGTACCCTTGCTCGATTAGATAGAGATGCTCCGCAGTATAAAAA AGACGGCTACAATGACTTCAACACATTCTACATGCAA GCTGCTTCGGGGACTAAAGGTGGTTCAAGTGGCTCGCCTGTAATTGATTGGCAAGGAAGAGCTGTTGCCTTGAATGCTGGGAGCAAGTTATCAAGTGCATCTGCTTTTTTCTTGCCTTTAGAACGA GTTGTCAGGTCACTCAAGTTCTTACAGGAAGGAGGATATTATTCTACTACTACATGGGCAGCGGTTACGATTCCTCGTGGTACACTTCAG GTGACGTTTCTCCATAAAGGCTTTGATGAGACACGCAGGCTTGGTGTTCAACATGAGACGGAACAG TTGGTGCGCAATTCAACTCCACCCTCTGAAACTGGAATGCTTGTTATCGATTCTCTG GTTCCTGGTGGCCCCGCTCATAATCATTTAGAACCCGGCGATGTGCTTGTTCGCATGAATGGGGAG GTTGTTACCCAGTTCCTGAAGATGGAAACTTTACTTGATGATAGTGTTGAGCAGAAAATTGAGCTTCAAATTGAAAGGGGTGGCACTCCCTTGACAGTGGACTTGTTG GTTCAGGATTTGCACTCTATAACTCCTGACCACTTCTTGGAAGTTGGCGGTGCAGTGATACACTCCCTTTCTTATCAACAG GCTAGAAATTTTCGTTTTAACTGTGGTCTTGTCTATGTCTCTGAACAAGG ATACATGCTATCTAGAGCAGGAGTTCCTCGCCACTCCATCATTAAAAAATTTGCAGGGGAAGGTATTTCAAGGCTTGAAGACTTAATTTCTGTTTTATCTAAGTTGTCTAGGGGTGCAAGAGTACCATTGGAGTATATACACTACAAGCAACGACATCAAAGAAAG TCTGTCTTGGTCACAATTGACCGCCATGAGTGGTATGCACCACCACAGATATATAAGCGTGATGACAGATCTGGCTTATGGACAGCAAAACTGGCTTTGCAGCAGGAGTCCCCACTCTTGATATCTGGCATTTATCCAGTTGAAAATCATGCCGGGTCTTGTACTAGTGAGGTCAGTCCTAAGGACTATAGACCTGAACAAGTCAGCCAAGAATCCACAGATGGAGTTACTACTATGGAAATTAGTGGTGAACTTGTTGCTGAGGGACCAAATGCTCAGGATGATTCTGATAATGGAACAAAGAAAGGGAGGGTGGAAGAGAACTCATCTGAAGACGGTAATGTAGTAGCCGATTGTTCTTTAAATGAGCGTAGAGAAGAAAGATTGGATGAGTCTGGATCTGTGGAAGATACAGTTCTGAGAGATTATCATGGTGCCGCACCTGTAGAAGCTACATCAGTCGCTGAGCGTGTGATCGAACCTACTCTTGTGATGTTTGAG GTTCATGTCCCTTCATCATGTATGCTTGACGGTGTTCACTCGCAACAGTTTTTTGGAACTGGGGTAATTGTATATCATTCCCAAACAATGGGCTTGGTTGCTGTTGACAAAAACACAGTCGCAGTACCAGTTTCTGATGTGATGTTATCATTTGCTGCTTTTCCAATTGAAATTCCTGCTGAG GTAGTCTTCCTCCATCCTTTCCATAATTTTGCTCTGGTTGCATACGATCCCTCTGCTTTGGGAGCTGCTGCTGCCTCCATGGTTCGTGCTGCTGAACTTCTTCCTG AACCTGCTCTTCGCCGTGGAGATTCAGTGTTTCTAGTGGGATTGAGTAGAAGCCTGCAGGCAACCTCAAGGAAATCAATCGTGACTAATCCTTCTGCTGCTGTGAATATTGGATCCTCTGATGTTCCACGATACAGAGCAACAAACATGGAGGTCATTGAGCTGGACACTG ATTTTGGAAGCACCTTTTCTGGTGTGCTGACTGATGAGCGTGGAAGGGTTCAAGCTTTGTGGGGAAGCTTTTCAACACAG CTCAAGTATGGCTCAAGTTCATCAGAAGAGCACCAATTTGTCCGAGGTATCCCAATATATAAAATAAGCCAACTCGTTGACAGGATTACTTCTGGCACTGAGGGACCGCCTCGTCTTATAAATGGTTTGCGAAGACCTATGCCTTGCATAAGAATATTAGAAGTTGAACTTTACCCTACTTTGCTTTCTAAAGCTCGAAGTTTTGGATTAAGTGATGCATGGATCCAG GCCCTCGTGAAGAAGGATCCTCTGAGACGCCAAGTTTTGCGAGTCAAAGGTTGCTTTGCTGGctcaaaaactgaaaatttgTTGGAACAAGGGGACATGGTCTTAGCAATTAATAAGCAGCCAGTTACATGCTTTCGTGACATCGAAGATGCGTGCCAATCTTTAGACAATTCCAGTCACGATGATGGAAAACTACACTTGACAATTTTCCGTCAG GGAAATGAAATTGAACTACTTGTGGGAACGGATGTGAGGGATGGAAATGGAGCCAAACGAGCAATAAATTGGTGTGGCGGTATCCTCCAGGAACCTTATCCAGCCGTACGTGCACTTGGGTTTCTGCCTGAAGAAGGTCATGGAGTGTATGTGGCAAG GTGGTGTCATGGGAGTCCTGCACATCGTCATGGTCTCTTCGCTCTTCAATGGATAGTTGAAGTCAACGGGAAACCAACCCCTAACTTGGATACTTTTGTCGATGTGACTAAG GCAATAGAGCATGG